A single window of Streptomyces sudanensis DNA harbors:
- a CDS encoding hydroxymethylglutaryl-CoA lyase yields the protein MAVPAPGLPARVRIHEVGPRDGLQNEPGVVPTEVKAEFVRRLAGAGLDTVEATSFVHPKWVPQLADAEKLFPLVADLDVRLPVLVPNERGLDRALALGAREVAVFASATESFAKANLNRTVDEALAMFEPVVARAKAEGLGVRGYLSMCFGDPWEGPVPVEQVVRVTRALADLGCDELSLGDTIGVATPGHVGALLGALGEAGVPASRIAVHFHDTYGQALANTLAALQHGVATVDASAGGLGGCPYAKSATGNLATEDLVWMLHGLGIETGVDLERLAATSVWLAEELGRPSPSRTVRALSPKE from the coding sequence CGGATCCACGAGGTCGGCCCCCGCGACGGCCTGCAGAACGAGCCGGGCGTCGTACCGACCGAGGTGAAGGCCGAGTTCGTCCGCCGCCTCGCCGGGGCGGGCCTGGACACGGTGGAGGCGACCAGCTTCGTCCACCCCAAGTGGGTGCCGCAGCTCGCCGACGCCGAGAAGCTGTTCCCGCTCGTCGCCGACCTGGACGTGCGCCTGCCGGTGCTCGTGCCGAACGAGCGCGGGCTGGACCGGGCGCTGGCGCTCGGCGCCCGCGAGGTCGCCGTGTTCGCCAGCGCGACCGAGTCGTTCGCCAAGGCCAACCTGAACCGCACGGTGGACGAGGCGCTCGCCATGTTCGAGCCGGTCGTCGCCCGCGCGAAGGCCGAGGGGCTGGGCGTGCGCGGCTACCTGTCGATGTGCTTCGGCGACCCGTGGGAGGGGCCCGTCCCCGTGGAGCAGGTCGTGCGGGTGACGCGCGCCCTGGCCGACCTGGGGTGCGACGAGCTGAGCCTCGGCGACACCATCGGCGTGGCCACCCCCGGCCACGTGGGGGCCCTGCTGGGCGCGCTCGGCGAGGCCGGCGTCCCGGCGTCCCGGATCGCCGTGCACTTCCACGACACGTACGGGCAGGCCCTCGCCAACACCCTCGCCGCGCTCCAGCACGGCGTGGCCACCGTCGACGCCTCCGCCGGCGGTCTCGGCGGCTGCCCCTACGCCAAGTCCGCCACCGGGAACCTCGCCACCGAGGACCTCGTGTGGATGCTCCACGGCCTCGGCATCGAGACCGGGGTCGACCTGGAGCGCCTGGCCGCCACCAGCGTCTGGCTGGCCGAGGAGCTGGGCCGCCCGAGCCCGTCACGTACCGTCCGCGCCCTCTCCCCCAAGGAGTGA